A section of the Pochonia chlamydosporia 170 chromosome 2, whole genome shotgun sequence genome encodes:
- a CDS encoding FluG domain-containing protein (similar to Colletotrichum gloeosporioides Nara gc5 XP_007287118.1), translated as MAPRVPRKNTYTTNHDDFLQQFTQRENEKRRINKPKPRSAKERAAIREKLKDVQFLLPDHADGTKINIAGILKKWKVYCHAAELGDWKEAIKKLCRPVAQDFLDHLCERWKITSWSTSWIYWRQFKQLFTSVTGQFFDRNDNNEVRKWHDTVLVTRWDLRPPNVDGKPVLGTDDLLVLQTFNLAYDDTIFPSERHRVQLLGCYLLLAFTGARPGEIVDNEKKKPKDGSWQDIYGRKTAGAEDSDDGNKDLDEADRLLEEMLFQEAKHRGRPKALCYEDIFLSIVRHPETGKDVATMSIKFIHHKGEDRKPKPTIFLFTGTRRLMFCIVTVIISLAISDDAFDASNLKSVADVFKIRNRDPEQCQQLRWKKKWLKRPIFRGFEGSTVSQEKALPYDELNDDMQRQTLDAGFEQAFGPRAFRRGAANKANGRASDAVRDQMMRHDPKWATFNSAYINEKVQLHLERVVADEPTDDCLIDLFTHMSMTRDPRASQNMVPAEVLRKLPPDPEIAQLEDRRDQLKKGRYRIQGTEHEDQIRDLTKTIRTKRTQREKNLRKQYRQYYFYNRPTWEIERQLAGESDDEAGVVYSEPAIDLHIPERARLAELLCHQQPDKQSYEEYCKLRIEVAELMVALSSKRETIKRKRVQKVSDVDTMSGVLTDVHVKEESPEPDRFPLLMLKSQCPRCIGDESLSVEERTFPYCRPAVMNDHFDREHLDTIESFDNLIMCNHPKCTDADLKLTSLDHFRNHVARVHGVTLRASRS; from the exons ATGGCACCTCGAGTCCCCCGCAAGAACACGTACACAACAAATCATGACGATTTCCTTCAACAGTTCACTCAACGAGAGAATGAGAAGCGACGAATCAACAAACCCAAGCCTCGCAGTGCAAAAGAACGGGCTGCTATTCGGGAGAAGCTGAAGGACGTGCAGTTCCTTCTACCTGACCACGCCGACGGAACGAAGATCAACATCGCAGGCATACTCAAAAAATGGAAAGT TTACTGCCATGCTGCCGAACTAGGGGATTGGAAAGAAGCGATAAAAAAGCTCTGTCGGCCTGTAGCCCAGGATTTCCTCGACCATCTGTGCGAGAGATGGAAGATCACGTCCTGGAGCACATCGTGGATATACTGGCGGCAGTTTAAACAACTCTTTACGAGTGTCACAGGCCAATTCTTCGACAGGAATGACAACAACGAAGTGCGAAAG TGGCACGACACGGTTCTAGTTACAAGATGGGATTTGCGGCCACCTAACGTTGACGGCAAGCCAGTTCTTGGTACCGATGACTTGTTAGTGCTGCAAACTTTCAACCTAGCCTACGATGACACCATCTTCCCTTCCGAACGACATAGAGTTCAGCTTTTAGGCTGCTACCTGTTGCTTGCATTTACTGGCGCACGACCCGGAGAAATCGTAGACAATGAGAaaaagaagccaaaggacGGCTCATGGCAAGACATATACGGCCGAAAGACAGCTGGGGCTGAAGACTCAGATGATGGCAATAAAGATCTAGATGAAGCTGACCGTTTGCTCGAAGAAATGCTTTTTCAGGAAGCAAAGCATCGTGGCCGGCCCAAGGCACTTTGCTATGAAGATATCTTCTTGTCGATTGTGCGACATCCCGAAACTGGCAAGGACGTCGCGACTATGTCAATCAAGTTTATCCACCATAAAGGCGAGGACCGAAAACCCAAACC AACTATCTTCCTTTTCACTGGAACAAGGAGGCTTATGTTTTGCATCGTGACTGTCATAATCAGTCTTGCTATTAGCGACGACGCATTCGACGCTTCGAATTTGAAGAGCGTTGCAGATGTGTTCAAAATCCGCAACAGAGATCCGGAAcaatgccagcagcttcGATGGAAGAAAAAGTGGCTAAAACGGCCAATCTTCCGTGGGTTTGAAGGCTCTACCGTGTCTCAGGAGAAAGCTCTTCCTTACGATGAGCTGAATGACGATATGCAGCGCCAAACATTAGATGCCGGATTTGAGCAAGCGTTTGGGCCAAGAGCATTTCGCAGAGGAGCTGCGAACAAAGCCAATG GGAGGGCATCAGATGCTGTTCGCGACCAAATGATGCGGCACGACCCCAAATGGGCCACTTTCAATAGCGCATACATCAACGAGAAGGTTCAGCTCCACCTCGAGAGGGTCGTTGCTGACGAGCCGACCGACGACTGCCTCATTGACTTGTTCACACATATGAGCATGACCCGGGATCCACGAGCCAGTCAGAATATGGTGCCTGCAGAGGTGTTGCGGAAATTGCCACCGGACCCTGAAATTGCACAGCTTGAAGATCGCAGAGATCAGCTCAAGAAAGGACGATATCGGATCCAAGGTACCGAGCACGAGGACCAGATACGGGATCTCACGAAAACGATCCGTACGAAGCGGACACAACGAGAGAAAAACCTCCGAAAACAGTATCGACAATACTACTTTTACAACCGGCCCACTTGGGAGATAGAGCGGCAACTCGCAGGCGAAAGCGACGACGAGGCGGGGGTTGTTTATTCTGAGCCAGCTATTGACCTTCACATACCTGAACGAGCTCGGCTCGCTGAACTCCTctgccaccagcagccagacAAGCAGAGCTATGAAGAATACTGTAAACTTCGCATTGAAGTTGCGGAGTTAATGGTCGCGCTGAGCAGCAAAAGAGAAACTATTAAACGCAAGAGAGTCCAAAAAGTGTCGGACGTTGATACTATGAGTGGGGTTCTCACAGATGTCCATGTAAAGGAGGAATCGCCTGAGCCCGACAGATTTCCACTCCTGATGCTGAAATCGCAGTGTCCGCGATGCATCGGTGACGAATCCCTGTCTGTTGAAGAGAGAACTTTCCCCTACTGCCGCCCTGCGGTAATGAACGATCATTTTGACCGCGAGCATCTGGATACGATTGAGAGCTTTGATAATCTTATCATGTGCAACCACCCGAAGTGTACGGATGCTGATTTGAAGTTGACAAGCTTAGACCATTTTCGGAATCATGTTGCCCGTGTTCATGGCGTCACCCTTAGAGCCTCGCGGTCGTAG
- a CDS encoding zinc finger domain-containing protein (similar to Metarhizium robertsii ARSEF 23 XP_007826246.1), with protein sequence MPLIVNADVGKLSGLAPRACELCHRKDGVLRCSACQAVYYCGPDCQAEDRADHKAPCKVIKKARLRFEFEEKKLRDTPGDLHTENIFKDHVGYFWGILETRPYMRARYELVDVMLLSYGTAGGPVDVVQMALDHLLDMMRLCRGDNMGVRQLIPALYIRLGRDQDAYDFMKWYATTGEEPQYDRGDMDQPFLDVKDADALEAPAKRWTKTTFLDLSHAVALVLIKIRVLLDLQAIQNARIALRGAIPQEIIEIIRGQLVSCIVGSRHDILLARPEETAQLAETIKSQIREVYGAIETYNSHFWELLVKDPDAGVLQRPNGPYTHRSKEEALLVIGYSYASWYETPGAVDVLRSLSKVG encoded by the coding sequence ATGCCGCTCATTGTGAATGCCGACGTTGGCAAGCTTAGTGGCCTGGCGCCACGTGCCTGCGAGCTTTGCCACAGGAAGGACGGCGTCCTCCGCTGCTCGGCCTGCCAAGCCGTCTACTACTGCGGGCCAGACTGCCAGGCTGAGGACCGTGCCGACCACAAGGCGCCGTGTAAGGTGATCAAGAAAGCGCGTCTTCGCTTCGAGttcgaggagaagaagctgcgCGACACACCGGGCGACCTCCACACCGAAAATATCTTTAAAGACCATGTCGGCTACTTCTGGGGCATCTTGGAGACGCGTCCGTACATGCGCGCGCGCTATGAGctggtggatgtgatgctCCTGAGCTACGGCACCGCCGGTGGCCCTGTGGACGTGGTGCAGATGGCCCTGGATCATCTCTTGGATATGATGCGGTTGTGTCGCGGGGACAACATGGGCGTGCGGCAGCTAATACCCGCGCTGTATATTCGACTCGGCAGGGACCAGGACGCCTACGACTTTATGAAGTGGTACGCGACCACGGGGGAGGAACCGCAATACGACCGGGGCGATATGGACCAGCCATTCCTGGACGTCAAGGATGCAGATGCGTTGGAAGCACCAGCGAAGAGATGGACGAAAACCACCTTCCTAGACCTGAGCCACGCCGTGGCCCTGGTGCTAATTAAGATACGAGTCCTGCTCGACCTGCAGGCGATCCAGAACGCCAGAATTGCGCTCCGCGGCGCCATCCCACAGGAAATTATTGAGATTATTCGTGGCCAGCTTGTGAGCTGTATCGTTGGGTCGCGGCACGATATTCTCCTGGCCAGGCCGGAGGAGACGGCACAGCTAGCCGAGACGATCAAGAGCCAGATCAGGGAGGTGTACGGAGCCATTGAGACATATAACTCACACTTCTGGGAGTTGCTGGTCAAGGATCCGGATGCTGGCGTTTTGCAGAGACCAAACGGGCCATACACACACCGGTCGAAGGAGGAGGCTTTGTTGGTAATCGGATACAGCTATGCTTCGTGGTATGAGACTCCGGGAGCGGTGGACGTACTTCGGAGTCTGAGCAAGGTGGGCTGA
- a CDS encoding mfs allantoate protein (similar to Eutypa lata UCREL1 XP_007790295.1) encodes MASDQSQCQALQLSDGQKCKDEATNANGLFCKLHARQAFGLYKGYKRRNAQLDALDEESPPYLTNTQVPLANETFESIQHENVLREVHSHLFGKYVLLSKVIEARKLHHRHFYPLQVDYGHQAYVDKLSSQRHTILRALETLEKRTAQVLYQKEQWFTWVRKVQEKEEANRVKEQKKVKQEAALFRRHMKNLRTRLDLMRQNEEKMCQDAYLNDAYWERLSLSVDKSADGTWDPIEDMEHEKRHRYIDLIKHFLWLEVLDTDEAKTHLNGSNTKTEEIGPYGEPQTPTTKPRKKSKTKGGASKSNAGGHNSADAGMAYRGQKKLLVMQQSSQTASSTDLEEPDKNNIETEEEMRKRLSQGVKKNYDNIWGFQLVGTLENPHETHERTAPMTDDEIESVVNDIREIKLLLFSRLLLAQASLLPAALRASSVQEFLSDAEVSESDLRDLCLKLEEPTLQVIRDACADFARGDKADEDTQHITDDEDETFEELLNDQRRYSHLHTHDWFLDKVVGKKAKLPRQKTASPLHKMKVTICGKSIWNHASEKAMSRDGWLQFSVLAKDCSLEDAIQLCRNWAEFSDLNLLTLWQYFPASNWLSWGSHRLIQQLQELEFFPYFVDLDAQQHSRHNQVGGRSQGRRQHDIVETRNIVVGHMKRNNPITRRFLQYLLMRAGELLVLVRDGKTGRVITAPPEEHLWTYRKKQGIGRASKNEWVNVLEVGPEYFDMTDALRKWRLGFDDYYDVFIWDFVPGQSSMVTYNVIIAELRNAWRITQPRDIYAHMEPLLRTMTREKDSMRTRQIRAGEDVESLWDSLMDDRNEFLMFSIDGKSVASRSAKELSTSPYVFYCEANVVEDEVLFPDELVSGKQNMPFREIRNGINRIESGILPSAARHLAKGVEILNQGKGLMAALHGTRDDEKNIWALPKVWESGMKQVRREEPTGEQSKLLKRTGLDTTHKRPSFGQRLDKVDCMENMERDRSFEFKESFHAGDLEPGSVQKYFEVQDKIDKMLKYDYPGPTDWVWFIGEVLDWLHLRAEYNGYAQDPSAPWPHSFIIQDMVRAFVAMAMFFPDLGVTAIVTNFLKLDQCEDFRNSLLFDPKERSMSRPDRRSRTSYKFRSQEFWANWKTVTKTTRYYADVYPFDWSLAIRPIVAHLYRAGIVAPAYYQNDPQVVSGMATANTEPHRPDKLDLFINYEDRYGNFPTKYPLFFTAPDEWPVLLPHARNFANAHHNARFALLRLWSAPHFYPLMVGIQNRQGTSFLDSAGRSWQWKFVPKDMPGSEFSAHHTTWRRLELLREQFGDRVVSRGDLVLAMGEDAGDLLRTCTAVTFAIQTKPWLREIDLWKSFINVDLEFLQHLDEFWLD; translated from the exons ATGGCCTCCGACCAGTCACAATGTCAG GCCTTGCAACTTTCTGATGGCCAGAAATGCAAGGACGAGGCCACAAATGCCAATGGCCTCTTCTGTAAGCTCCATGCCAGGCAGGCTTTCGGCTTATACAAGGGCTACAAACGGCGCAATGCCCAGCTAGATGCGCTCGACGAAGAGTCGCCTCCGTACCTAACGAACACGCAAGTTCCTCTCGCGAACGAAACTTTCGAAAGTATTCAACACGAGAACGTGCTTCGAGAAGTTCACTCTCATCTATTTGGCAAGTATGTATTGCTCAGCAAGGTCATCGAAGCTCGCAAACTTCACCACAGGCACTTCTACCCACTCCAGGTTGATTATGGCCATCAAGCATACGTCGATAAGCTCAGCAGCCAGCGTCACACTATTCTTCGCGCTTTGGAGACACTCGAAAAGCGAACTGCGCAAGTATTGTATCAAAAGGAGCAATGGTTTACATGGGTTCGCAAGGTccaggagaaggaagaagcAAATCGAGTGAAGGAACAGAAAAAGGTCAAGCAAGAAGCTGCTTTGTTTAGGCGACACATGAAGAACCTGCGGACAAGGCTAGACCTGATGCGACAAAATGAGGAAAAGATGTGCCAAGATGCATACCTCAACGACGCTTATTGGGAGCGATTGTCCTTGTCGGTAGATAAGTCGGCAGATGGGACGTGGGACCCCATTGAAGATATGGAACACGAGAAGCGGCATCGTTAcattgacttgatcaagCACTTCCTCTGGCTGGAGGTGCTGGACACAGACGAGGCCAAAACCCATTTGAATGGCTCAAATACCAAAACCGAAGAGATTGGTCCTTATGGTGAGCCTCAAACACCCACCACGAAGCCGAGAAAAAAGTCAAAGACAAAAGGTGGAGCTTCTAAATCCAACGCCGGAGGTCACAACTCTGCGGACGCAGGCATGGCCTATAGAGGccagaagaagctcttgGTAATGCAGCAGAGCTCGCAAACCGCCAGTAGCACTGATCTAGAAGAGCCAGATAAGAACAACATCGAGACAGAAGAGGAAATGAGGAAACGCCTGAGCCAAGGAGTCAAGAAGAATTACGACAACATTTGGGGCTTTCAGCTTGTCGGTACGTTGGAGAACCCTCATGAGACCCATGAAAGGACAGCACCGATGACGGATGACGAGATCGAATCGGTCGTCAACGATATCAGGGAGATCAAACTGCTACTGTTTAGTCGCCTGCTCCTTGCACAAGCGTCCCTGTTGCCTGCTGCGCTACGAGCCAGCAGTGTGCAGGAATTTCTCAGCGACGCGGAGGTTAGCGAATCTGATCTGCGGGATCTCTGTTTGAAGTTAGAAGAGCCTACTCTCCAAGTCATTAGAGATGCATGTGCCGACTTTGCCCGCGGAGACAAAGCAGATGAGGATACCCAACACATCActgacgacgaagacgagaCCTTTGAAGAACTGCTCAATGACCAGCGACGATATTCACACCTCCATACTCATGACTGGTTCCTCGACAAGGTTGTCGGCAAAAAGGCAAAGCTTCCACGGCAGAAGACCGCATCCCCGTTGCACAAAATGAAAGTCACCATTTGTGGCAAAAGCATCTGGAATCACGCTAGCGAGAAGGCAATGTCCCGAGACGGTTGGCTTCAATTCTcagtcttggccaaggacTGCAGCCTTGAAGACGCCATCCAGCTCTGCCGGAACTGGGCTGAGTTTTCAGACCTGAACCTCCTCACTCTATGGCAATACTTTCCAGCCTCGAATTGGCTCTCTTGGGGCAGCCACAGGTTGATCCAGCAGCTTCAGGAACTAGAATTTTTCCCGTATTTTGTTGATCTCGATGCCCAACAGCACAGCCGCCATAATCAGGTCGGTGGTCGAAGCCAAGGTCGGCGTCAGCATGATATCGTCGAGACGAGAAATATCGTTGTCGGCCACATGAAACGCAACAACCCGATCACTCGACGTTTCCTGCAGTATCTTTTGATGCGGGCCGGAGAGCTGTTGGTCTTGGTACGGGATGGCAAGACCGGCCGCGTCATCACAGCGCCTCCTGAGGAACACTTGTGGACATATCGCAAGAAGCAGGGCATTGGAAGGGCTTCGAAGAATGAATGGGTGAACGTCTTGGAGGTGGGACCTGAATACTTTGACATGACCGATGCGTTGCGAAAATGGCGCCTTGGGTTCGATGACTATTACGACGTCTTCATTTGGGACTTTGTGCCTGGTCAATCGTCAATGGTCACGTACAACGTGATTATAGCT GAACTCAGGAATGCATGGCGCATTACACAACCTCGCGACATCTATGCTCATATGGAGCCACTCCTCCGAACCATGACTAGGGAGAAAGACTCAATGCGCACTCGACAAATCAGGGCAGGTGAGGACGTCGAGAGCCTCTGGGATAGTCTGATGGATGACAGGAACGAATTCCTCATGTTCAGTATTGACGGAAAGAGTGTGGCTAGTCGCAGCGCAAAGGAGTTATCCACGTCACCGTACGTGTTCTACTGCGAGGCTAACGTTGTCGAGGATGAGGTCCTGTTTCCAGATGAATTGGTCTCTGGCAAGCAAAATATGCCTTTCAGAGAGATCAGAAATGGCATCAATCGCATCGAGAGTGGCATCTTGCCCAGCGCAGCCCGGCATCTCGCGAAAGGCGTGGAGATTTTGAACCAGGGTAAGGGTCTCATGGCAGCGCTCCATGGTACGAGAGATGATGAAAAAAACATCTGGGCCTTACCCAAGGTCTGGGAGTCCGGAATGAAGCAGGTACGCCGAGAGGAACCTACGGGAGAACAAAGCAAGCTCCTCAAACGTACCGGTCTTGATACCACCCACAAGAGACCATCATTCGGGCAGCGACTTGACAAGGTAGACTGCATGGAAAACATGGAACGCGACAGATCTTTCG AGTTCAAAGAGTCATTTCATGCCGGGGATCTCGAGCCAGGAAGTGTCCAGAAATATTTTGAAGTCCAGGACAAAATCGACAAAATGCTCAAATACGATTATCCCGGCCCTACCGACTGGGTATGGTTCATCGGAGAGGTACTTGATTGGCTTCATTTGCGAGCAGAGTACAATGGCTATGCACAGGATCCTTCCGCACCATGGCCACATAGCTTTATTATCCAAGACATGGTTCGGGCATTTGTAGCCATGGCTATGTTCTTTCCTGACCTCGGCGTCACTGCGATTGTGACCAACTTCCTAAAGTTGGACCAGTGCGAGGATTTCAGGAACTCGCTCCTGTTTGACCCCAAAGAGCGAAGCATGAGCCGACCTGATCGACGAAGCCGAACGAGTTACAAGTTTCGTAGTCAAGAGTTCTGGGCGAATTGGAAGACAGTCACGAAAACCACGAGATACTACGCTGATGTATACCCCTTCGATTGGAGCCTTGCGATTCGTCCTATCGTAGCTCACT TGTATCGGGCAGGAATTGTTGCGCCAGCATACTATCAAAATGACCCACAAGTCGTCTCGGGaatggccacggccaacaCGGAGCCTCACCGTCCCGACAAACTAgacctcttcatcaactatGAAGACCGTTATGGCAACTTCCCCACGAAATACCCACTATTCTTTACTGCCCCAGATGAATGGCCAGTGCTGCTGCCGCATGCACGGAACTTCGCCAACGCACATCACAACGCCCGCTTTGCCCTCCTCCGGCTTTGGTCGGCGCCACACTTCTACCCTCTCATGGTCGGAATACAGAACCGGCAGGGAACCAGCTTTCTCGACAGCGCCGGCCGATCTTGGCAGTGGAAGTTTGTGCCCAAAGACATGCCCGGCAGCGAGTTCAGCGCACATCACACCACTTGGAGAAGATTGGAGCTGCTACGGGAACAGTTTGGAGACCGTGTGGTGAGCCGCGGGGACTTAGTTCTCGCCATGGGAGAGGATGCTGGGGACCTGTTGAGAACTTGTACGGCTGTGACGTTCGCCATACAGACAAAGCCGTGGCTGCGAGAGATTGACCTGTGGAAGAGTTTCATTAACGTTGATCTGGAATTCTTACAGCATTTAGATGAGTTTTGGCTAGATTAG
- a CDS encoding Ribonuclease H-like protein (similar to Metarhizium robertsii ARSEF 23 XP_007825295.1) → MKLGPFGEEMENASSTPPPSEPSISSTSSAHGSSRFPNYQTWTTDKFKLFPNFTTCHDPSRERTWWWQFGFRMKDHGSEPHKIVWVCERCFLRNKMKATHYTFIASTAGSIVRHLRKEHTIFQPAGSREDGVVGTGSAQRSLLDMLRADPKNPRDQSLLSNLHTLFDPAMNQLLLLDWLTYHNLPFNLVNSERFRRLLLYNNPCLQEGQIPSDRTLVNLLTKEYNRALDPVKAILQRARSMIHFTFDGWTSRQNSSFLGVNAHFIDRDWKQWRILLALPALRKRHTGAALADEVADTICAFSLQHKIGYCTLDNATNNDTAMEALGHEFDFDQHERRIRCAPHFLNLSVKAMMYGGKRDNFAELLAHWGDQDFMTDEDEQRQLSDAVDALNGDDDLDTPNLEEDYESNTTLGESQDSCLVPEIVNADKMEKYRKYGPFGKLHNIGIALRTSSQLLEDFHEAQRQTAPDEPVLTWVQNLSLEEWKVVTAVQKILQPFKVASKQLQGAGISGRRSTTGGFDEYSQVIEMLLDHLEWAIQGVIIEENDDHMMEEVHLFDDMDAKTRRLLKIYIKLGWKKLNDYYDKLTSTAYVAAIVFHPSKKWRALEQLWNQLPSRQTSGWKKAYAGNLTSIWEENYKHMAHEPACNAMSASGSHDALDYIERRLAFSRSIAGSAAAFGGFDSEGPTHNSGTVYIEPGTGTTRQICQQAPAAPPCQAHDGFKPTWHALRSKVPESGLRNLVYVNPFSDTTKVDDRTKSLSSA, encoded by the exons ATGAAGCTGGGCCCGTTtggtgaggagatggagaatgcctcctcaacaccgCCGCCTTCCGAACCGTCCATCAGTTCAACCTCAAGCGCACATGGGTCCAGCAGATTCCCGAACTATCAGACTTGGACGACTGACAAGTTCAAGCTATTTCCCAATTTCACAACATGCCATGACCCTTCTCGAGAGCgaacatggtggtggcaatTTGGCTTCAGGATGAAGGACCACGGCTCTGAACCTCATAAGATTGTATGGGTCTGCGAAAGATGCTTCCTTCGCAACAAAATGAAAGCTACGCATTACACCTTCATCGCCTCAACCGCTGGAAGCATTGTTCGACATCTGAGAAAGGAACACACGATTTTCCAGCCTGCTGGCTCACGCGAAGACGGGGTTGTCGGGACAGGAAGTGCACAACGGAGCTTGCTCGATATGCTGCGCGCTGATCCGAAGAATCCTCGCGACCAAAGCCTTCTTAGCAATTTGCATACTTTGTTTGATCCGGCGATGaatcagcttcttctcctggacTGGCTAACTTACCACAACCTCCCATTTAATTTGGTTAATTCCGAGCGCTTTAGACGGCTGCTGCTCTACAACAATCCGTGTCTTCAAGAAGGGCAGATACCCAGCGACAGGACCCTCGTGAACCTCTTAACAAAAGAATACAATCGAGCTCTTGATCCCGTAAAAGCTATTCTTCAAAGAGCGAGAAGCATGATTCATTTTACTTTTGACGGTTGGACCTCCCGACAAAACTCATCATTTCTTGGCGTCAACGCCCACTTCATTGATCGGGATTGGAAGCAGTGGAGGATCCTTCTGGCGTTGCCCGCTCTCCGTAAGCGCCATACTGGGGCAGCGCTGGCCGATGAGGTTGCAGACACAATATGTGCTTTCAGTCTTCAACATAAGATTGGTTACTGTACGCTTGATAATGCAACGAACAACGACACGGCTATGGAagcacttggccatgaatTTGACTTCGACCAACACGAGCGTCGTATTCGGTGCGCTCCTCATTTCCTGAATCTGTCAGTAAAGGCAATGATGTACGGCGGTAAAAGGGACAATTTTGCTGAGCTGCTTGCGCATTGGGGAGATCAGGACTTCATGACTGACGAAGACGAGCAGCGTCAGCTGTCCGACGCTGTTGATGCACTGAATGGCGACGACGATCTTGACACGCCGAATCTGGAGGAAGATTACGAGTCAAACACTACTCTGGGGGAGAGCCAGGATTCGTGCCTAGTTCCTGAGATAGTCAatgccgacaagatggagaagtATCGCAAGTACGGCCCTTTTGGCAAGTTGCACAATATCGGCATTGCTCTTCGAACGAGCAGCCAACTTCTCGAGGACTTTCATGAAGCTCAACGGCAAACTGCCCCTGATGAACCCGTATTAACGTGGGTCCAAAAT cttTCGCTCGAGGAATGGAAGGTCGTTACTGCGGTTCAGAAGATACTTCAACCGTTCAAGGTTGCTTCAAAACAACTCCAGGGCGCAGGCATTTCTGGCAGACGCTCAACAACAGGTGGTTTCGATGAGTACTCTCAGGTGATTGAGATGCTCCTTGATCACCTTGAGTGGGCCATTCAAGGTGTAATAATcgaagagaatgatgatCATATGATGGAAGAGGTTCACTTGTttgacgacatggatgcaAAAACCCGTAGGCTCTTAAAAATTTACATCAAACTCGGTTGGAAAAAACTGAACGATTACTATGATAAACTGACCTCGACCGCCTATGTGGCGGCGATTGTATTCCATCCGAGTAAGAAATGGCGAGCTTTAGAGCAGCTTTGGAATCAGCTGCCGTCTCGTCAGACATCAGGGTGGAAAAAAGCTTACGCCGGGAACTTGACAAGCATCTGGGAGGAAAATTACAAGCACATGGCTCACGAGCCAGCctgcaatgccatgtcagcatctggaagccatgatgccttggactACATTGAGCGCCGATTGGCGTTTAGTCGATCAATC GCGGGATCTGCCGCCgcttttggcggcttcgacAGTGAGGGGCCAACACACAACTCAGGTACAGTGTACATTGAGCCAGGAACAGGCACGACTAGGCAGATTTGCCAACAGGCCCCAGCAGCTCCACCATGCCAGGCACATGACGGTTTCAAGCCAACATGGCACGCACTTCGATCCAAAGTTCCTGAATCTGGTTTACGCAATCTGGTTTACGTGAATCCGTTTTCCGACACCACCAAAGTTGACGACCGTACCAAGTCCCTGAGCAGTGCCTGA
- a CDS encoding fungal zn(2)-Cys(6) binuclear cluster domain-containing protein, with the protein MEKCYRALLPRNMLRPVTEANARSGNETEPESKLVSACDKERPSCTRCDKQGMECVYITNAGETRSSAFKRKYNSLEEELDTLRTLFSYVQTRPQSEAQNTLMSVIQLCQDPAEAIQLFLTQGDGATEIEEFAEAEVSESFITPTCSEAHPFLAKHLVHVQARPWTTVAGDAIVSQIISQFFIDERPLALPIVDFTVFIRDMTQGDGPFFLSRLHLILQDG; encoded by the exons ATGGAGAAATGTTATCGGGCTCTGCTTCCTAGAAATATGCTAAGACCTGTTACTGAGGCTAATGCACGCAGTGGGAACGAAACCGAACCAGAATCCAAGCTGGTAAGCGCG TGCGATAAGGAACGGCCATCATGTACGCGTTGCGACAAACAAGGCATGGAGTGCGTATACATCACTAACGCTGGCGAAACCCGATCTTCCGCGTTTAAGAGGAAATACAACtcactggaagaagaactgGACACTCTACGGACGCTCTTCAGCTACGTTCAGACTCGTCCTCAATCTGAGGCTCAAAACACCCTCATGTCTGTCATTCAGTTGTGCCAGGACCCTGCCGAGGCAATACAGCTATTTCTCACACAGGGCGATGGGGCTACAGAGATAGAGGAATTCGCTGAAGCAGAAGTATCTGAGAGTTTCATAACTCCCACGTGTAGTGAAGCACATCCCTTTCTAGCAAAGCACTTAGTCCATGTTCAGGCTCGGCCCTGGACTACAGTTGCTGGAGACGCTATAGTGTCACAAATTATATCGCAATTTTTCATTGATGAGCGACCACTTGCCTTACCTATTGTGGACTTTACTGTGTTTATAAGAGATATGACACAGGGTGACGGCCCATTTTTCCTGAGCCGTTTACATTTGATCCTACAAGATGGATAA